A region of the Polynucleobacter asymbioticus genome:
GCTCAAGCGATCCTTTCGTTCGTCAATTCCTAGATGCATCACCGGATGGTCCTGTGCCATTCCATTATCCAGGCCAAAGCCTTGCAGAAGATTTTGGGGTGAGTCTGAAATGAGCATGCTTCATAAAGCCTTGGACCTCTTTGGCGATCTTGGATTTTTTATTCGTCGCAACTTAACAAGCCTTGGTCTAGCTGCACGTATGTTTGCAGCCGTCATTTGGCGCTCTGGATTTTTATTAAAAAGACCGCGCTTAGTTTCGGATCAAATTCTGTTTGTTGGTAATCACTCATTTGTAATCATTGCGGTATCTGGTTTGTTTGTTGGCTTTGTTCTGGGTCTGCAGGGCTACTACACCCTGAACCGTTATGGCTCAGAGCAGGCTCTAGGTTTGTTAGTTGCGCTGTCGCTTACCCGTGAATTAGGCCCCGTGATTACAGCATTGTTATTTGCTGGTCGCGCTGGCACATCTCTCACCGCTGAGATCGGTTTAATGAAAGCGGGTGAGCAGCTTAGCGCTATGGAAATGATGGCGGTGGATCCATTGAGCCGTGTGATTGCACCGCGACTATGGGCCGGCATTATTGCGATGCCAATTCTGGCTACGATCTTTACGGCTGTTGGTGTGATGGGCGGTTACTTTGTTGGGGTACCCTTAATTGGGGTGGACTCCGGCGCCTTCTGGTCGCAGATGCAGGGCGGGGTAGATCTCTTTTCTGATATTGGCAATGGCCTGATTAAAAGCCTGGTTTTTGGTGTCGCAGTGACTTTTATTGCCTTGTATCAGGGTTATGAGGCAAAACCGACACCTGAGGGTGTATCGCAAGCCACCACGAGAACTGTGGTGATCTCCTCTTTATCGGTTTTGGCATTGGACTTCTTGCTCACTGCGATGATGTTCTCGAATTAGAAAGAATAAACTGGGACTCTTATGAGAAAAAGTGCAATTGATGTTTGGGTCGGAATCTTTGTAGCCATTGGTTTATTGGCTGCTTTGTTTCTCGCATTGAAGGTCGGCAATATGAATGCCGTTTCCTTTGCGCCTACCTACAAAATTTCTGCGCGTTTTGACAATATCGGTGGACTTAAGCCACGTGCACCAGTCAAAAGTGCTGGAGTAGTTGTCGGCCGTATTGCCAATATTTCCTTTGATGACAAGACTTATCAAGCAACTGTCACTATGACGATTGAAGACACCTATAAATTCCCGAAAGATTCTTCCGCAAAGATTTTGACTTCAGGTTTATTAGGCGAGCAATACATTGGGCTTGAGGCCGGCGGCTCTGATGATATGTTGGCCGCTGGAGATAAGATCACTCAAACGCAGTCTGCAGTGGTTCTGGAAAATCTGATTAGCCAGTTCTTGTACAACAAGGCTGCCGACAGTGGTAAAGATAAGGGCGCTGAAAAGTAATGCAGTGGCTTGTGAAACTGAAACGTCTTGTGCTGCTTGGTTTGGTGGCTGGCATGGTGGGCTGTGCATCTATTCCCGCTGGAGTAGAGCCTTCCCCACATGATCCCTGGGAGCCGTTTAACCGTTCTGTTTTTGAATTCAATGAAGGCTTAGATGCCTACCTGCTCAAGCCAGTAGTTGCTGGCTACCGTTTTGTCTTGCCAGAGTTTGTGCGTGACGGTATTTATAACTTCTTTAGTAACTATAGCGATATCTACACTGCATTACAGAATCTGTTGCAGGGCAAGCCAGGCGATGCTTTTAGTGATTTGATGAGGGTGGTAGTCAACACTACCTTTGGTTTGGGTGG
Encoded here:
- the mlaE gene encoding lipid asymmetry maintenance ABC transporter permease subunit MlaE, translated to MSMLHKALDLFGDLGFFIRRNLTSLGLAARMFAAVIWRSGFLLKRPRLVSDQILFVGNHSFVIIAVSGLFVGFVLGLQGYYTLNRYGSEQALGLLVALSLTRELGPVITALLFAGRAGTSLTAEIGLMKAGEQLSAMEMMAVDPLSRVIAPRLWAGIIAMPILATIFTAVGVMGGYFVGVPLIGVDSGAFWSQMQGGVDLFSDIGNGLIKSLVFGVAVTFIALYQGYEAKPTPEGVSQATTRTVVISSLSVLALDFLLTAMMFSN
- the mlaD gene encoding outer membrane lipid asymmetry maintenance protein MlaD, which encodes MRKSAIDVWVGIFVAIGLLAALFLALKVGNMNAVSFAPTYKISARFDNIGGLKPRAPVKSAGVVVGRIANISFDDKTYQATVTMTIEDTYKFPKDSSAKILTSGLLGEQYIGLEAGGSDDMLAAGDKITQTQSAVVLENLISQFLYNKAADSGKDKGAEK